In Pseudoalteromonas carrageenovora IAM 12662, the following proteins share a genomic window:
- the hemA gene encoding glutamyl-tRNA reductase, with protein MTIIALGINHKTASVELREKVAFSPEQISEALQQLSGHADFNEAVIVSTCNRTEIYCSLAQQNSQTLLSWLASFHGLDEHELSKNIYCHEDSAAINHLMRVACGLDSLVLGEPQILGQIKQSFFSAKTHDAIGVTFDRLFQKTFSVAKQVRTETDIGASAVSVAFAAVNLAKHIYGKLDKTNVLLIGAGETIELVAKHLYQNEPQNITVANRTIERARGLADEVSADVIALAQLPERLHKADIVISSTASTLPIIGKGVVEQALKQRRHKPMLFIDIAVPRDIESQVGELDAAYLYSVDDLQAIVSENMAAREQAAQQAQIIISERTKEFAMWMRSLDSVDLIRHYRNDVQTIKSELVERAVSQLNTGKDAEKIILELANKLTNRLMHAPTRAIQDAAKKGEVAQLNQLKKMLGIDQE; from the coding sequence ATGACCATAATAGCACTAGGTATAAATCACAAAACCGCATCCGTAGAACTACGTGAAAAAGTGGCTTTTTCGCCTGAGCAAATTTCAGAGGCGTTGCAACAATTAAGTGGCCATGCCGACTTTAATGAAGCGGTTATTGTGTCTACCTGTAACCGAACCGAAATCTATTGTAGCCTTGCTCAGCAAAATTCCCAAACACTGTTATCGTGGCTTGCCAGTTTCCATGGTTTGGATGAACATGAACTGAGTAAAAATATTTACTGTCACGAAGATAGCGCAGCTATAAATCATTTAATGCGTGTTGCGTGTGGGCTTGACTCTTTAGTGTTGGGCGAGCCGCAAATTTTGGGGCAAATTAAGCAATCTTTTTTTAGTGCTAAAACGCATGATGCTATAGGCGTTACATTTGATAGGTTGTTCCAAAAAACGTTTTCGGTTGCTAAACAAGTTAGAACAGAAACCGATATAGGCGCAAGTGCGGTATCGGTGGCGTTTGCTGCGGTTAATTTAGCAAAGCACATTTACGGTAAGCTTGATAAAACCAATGTTTTATTAATTGGTGCTGGCGAAACAATAGAATTAGTTGCAAAGCATTTATACCAAAATGAGCCACAAAATATTACGGTGGCAAACAGAACCATTGAGCGTGCTCGTGGTTTAGCCGACGAAGTGTCGGCAGATGTAATTGCTTTAGCGCAATTACCAGAGCGTTTGCATAAGGCCGATATTGTAATCAGTTCGACAGCCAGTACTTTACCAATTATAGGTAAAGGTGTTGTTGAGCAGGCATTAAAGCAGCGCCGCCATAAACCTATGCTATTTATAGATATTGCAGTACCACGTGATATTGAAAGCCAAGTAGGGGAGCTTGATGCTGCCTATTTATATTCCGTTGATGACTTACAAGCCATTGTAAGCGAGAATATGGCCGCTCGGGAGCAAGCTGCACAGCAAGCACAAATAATTATTAGCGAACGCACCAAAGAGTTTGCAATGTGGATGCGCTCGCTCGATTCGGTCGATTTAATTCGCCATTATAGAAATGATGTACAAACAATTAAATCAGAACTTGTAGAACGTGCTGTTAGTCAGCTAAATACAGGTAAAGATGCAGAAAAAATTATATTAGAGCTCGCCAATAAATTAACCAATCGCTTAATGCACGCGCCTACCCGTGCTATTCAAGATGCAGCGAAAAAAGGTGAAGTGGCACAGCTAAACCAGTTGAAAAAAATGTTAGGTATTGATCAGGAATAA
- the ychF gene encoding redox-regulated ATPase YchF translates to MGFKCGIVGLPNVGKSTLFNALTKAGIEAANFPFCTIEPNTGVVPVPDPRLDELAKIVNPQRILTTSMEFVDIAGLVKGASKGEGLGNQFLANIRETDAIGHVVRCFEDENVIHVAGTIDPADDIDVINTELVLADMDSAEKAIFRNAKKAKGGDKDAKEQNAALEKVKVHLDEGLTLRSLELTKEEKAAISSINFLTIKPTMYIANVAEDGFENNPLLDRVRAIAESEGAVVVPVCAAIESELSELDDEDKLEFMADLGLEEPGLNLVIRGGYELLQLQTYFTAGVKEVRAWTIPVGATAPQAAGKIHTDFERGFIRAQTIAYEDFIGFKGESGAKEAGKMRQEGKEYIVKDGDVMNFLFNV, encoded by the coding sequence ATGGGTTTTAAATGTGGCATCGTTGGCTTGCCTAACGTTGGTAAATCAACGCTTTTTAATGCACTAACTAAAGCGGGTATTGAAGCCGCTAACTTTCCTTTTTGTACCATTGAGCCTAATACAGGTGTTGTACCTGTGCCAGATCCTCGTCTAGACGAGCTTGCTAAAATAGTAAACCCGCAACGCATTCTTACTACAAGTATGGAATTTGTGGATATTGCTGGCTTAGTAAAAGGCGCATCTAAAGGTGAAGGCTTAGGTAACCAATTTTTAGCAAACATTCGTGAAACGGATGCAATTGGCCATGTAGTTCGCTGTTTTGAAGATGAAAACGTAATACACGTTGCAGGTACTATTGACCCTGCTGACGATATTGACGTAATTAACACTGAGCTTGTACTTGCTGATATGGATAGCGCTGAAAAAGCAATTTTCCGTAATGCTAAAAAAGCAAAAGGCGGCGATAAAGACGCAAAAGAGCAAAATGCTGCGCTTGAAAAAGTAAAAGTACACTTAGATGAAGGCTTAACGCTTCGCTCTTTAGAATTAACTAAAGAAGAAAAAGCAGCAATTAGCTCTATTAACTTTTTAACTATCAAGCCAACAATGTACATTGCAAACGTTGCTGAAGATGGTTTTGAGAATAACCCACTACTTGATCGCGTTCGCGCTATAGCTGAGTCAGAAGGCGCTGTTGTTGTTCCTGTGTGTGCAGCAATCGAATCTGAGCTATCTGAGCTTGATGACGAAGATAAACTTGAGTTTATGGCTGATCTTGGCTTAGAAGAGCCAGGCCTTAACCTTGTTATTCGTGGTGGTTATGAACTACTACAATTACAAACTTACTTTACAGCAGGCGTAAAAGAAGTACGCGCATGGACAATCCCTGTTGGTGCAACAGCGCCACAAGCAGCGGGTAAAATCCATACCGACTTTGAGCGTGGCTTTATCCGTGCCCAAACTATCGCTTATGAAGACTTTATTGGCTTCAAAGGTGAAAGCGGCGCAAAAGAAGCCGGCAAAATGCGCCAAGAAGGTAAAGAATACATTGTTAAAGATGGCGATGTGATGAACTTCTTGTTCAACGTTTAA
- the prfA gene encoding peptide chain release factor 1 yields the protein MKESVYNKLETLVERYEEVQALLSDPSVISDQNRFRALSKEYSELEEIVKTFLSFKGTQDDLASAEEMLKDSDPEMREMAQEEYKEAKAQILTLEDELQVLMLPKDPKDNNNVFLEVRAGTGGDEAAIFAGDLFRMYSRFAETQKWKLEVVTTNEGEHGGYKEVIANISGEGVYGKLKFESGVHRVQRVPETESQGRVHTSACTVAVMAEVPEAEAIEINTADIKVDTFRASGAGGQHVNKTDSAIRITHLPTGVVVECQDERSQHKNRAKAMSVLAARLQQAEDEKRHAAEASERRNLVGSGDRSERIRTYNYPQGRITDHRINLTLYRLNEVVAGDLGAIVDPLMQEHQADLLAAMGDD from the coding sequence ATGAAAGAGTCTGTTTATAATAAGTTAGAAACCTTAGTAGAGCGTTATGAAGAAGTACAAGCGCTGCTAAGCGACCCGTCGGTCATTAGTGATCAAAACCGTTTTCGTGCGCTTTCTAAAGAGTATTCGGAGCTTGAAGAAATCGTTAAGACGTTTTTATCGTTCAAGGGTACACAAGATGATTTAGCCAGTGCTGAAGAAATGCTTAAAGATTCAGACCCTGAAATGCGTGAAATGGCGCAAGAAGAATATAAAGAAGCTAAAGCGCAAATTTTAACACTAGAAGATGAACTTCAAGTATTAATGTTACCTAAAGATCCTAAAGATAATAACAATGTATTTTTAGAAGTGCGCGCAGGTACAGGTGGTGATGAAGCGGCTATATTTGCTGGTGATTTATTTAGAATGTACAGCCGTTTTGCTGAAACGCAAAAATGGAAACTTGAAGTGGTTACTACTAACGAAGGTGAACACGGCGGTTATAAAGAAGTCATCGCGAATATTAGTGGTGAAGGCGTTTACGGTAAGCTTAAGTTTGAATCAGGTGTACACCGTGTTCAACGTGTACCAGAAACTGAATCGCAAGGGCGCGTGCATACTTCTGCATGTACTGTAGCAGTAATGGCAGAAGTGCCAGAAGCAGAAGCGATTGAAATTAACACCGCCGATATAAAAGTAGATACTTTTAGGGCGTCGGGCGCTGGTGGTCAGCACGTAAATAAAACTGACTCAGCAATCCGTATTACGCATTTACCAACCGGTGTTGTGGTTGAGTGTCAGGATGAGCGTTCGCAACATAAAAACCGTGCTAAAGCGATGTCAGTACTTGCAGCGCGTTTACAACAAGCTGAAGATGAAAAGCGCCATGCTGCAGAGGCCTCTGAGCGTCGTAACTTAGTTGGTAGCGGTGATCGTTCTGAGCGTATCCGTACTTACAATTACCCACAAGGTCGTATTACCGATCACCGTATTAATTTAACGCTTTATCGTTTAAATGAAGTAGTAGCGGGTGATTTAGGTGCAATTGTAGACCCATTAATGCAAGAACATCAGGCAGATTTATTGGCTGCGATGGGCGACGATTAA
- a CDS encoding ribose-phosphate pyrophosphokinase → MPDMKLFAGNATPELAQKVAKRLYIELGDAVVGRFSDGEISVQINENVRGSDVFILQSTCAPTNDNLMELIVMVDALRRASAGRITAVIPYFGYARQDRRVRSARVPITAKVVADFLSSVGVDRVLTVDLHAEQIQGFFDVPVDNVFGSPVLLEDMEERDFEDVVVVSPDIGGVVRARAIAKLLHDTDLAIIDKRRPQANVSQVMHIIGDVEGRDCIIVDDMIDTGGTLCKAAEALKEHGAKRVFAYATHPILSGKAAENLRDSMIDEVIVTDSIPLSDELKALDKIKVLTLADMLAETIRRISNEESISAMFEH, encoded by the coding sequence GTGCCTGACATGAAGCTCTTCGCTGGTAACGCAACACCTGAGTTAGCTCAAAAAGTTGCAAAACGATTATATATTGAATTAGGCGATGCTGTTGTTGGCCGTTTTAGCGACGGTGAGATCAGTGTTCAAATAAATGAAAATGTTCGTGGCTCGGATGTTTTTATATTGCAATCAACCTGTGCCCCTACAAACGATAACCTTATGGAACTTATCGTTATGGTTGATGCTCTACGTCGTGCATCTGCAGGTCGTATTACTGCCGTCATTCCTTATTTTGGTTATGCACGTCAAGATCGTCGTGTACGCTCTGCTCGTGTTCCAATTACCGCTAAAGTTGTTGCCGATTTCTTATCAAGCGTAGGCGTTGACCGTGTTCTTACGGTTGATTTACACGCAGAACAAATCCAAGGCTTCTTTGATGTACCAGTAGATAACGTATTTGGTAGCCCTGTATTACTTGAAGATATGGAAGAACGTGATTTTGAAGACGTTGTTGTAGTATCTCCAGATATCGGTGGTGTTGTACGTGCGCGTGCAATTGCAAAACTACTACACGACACTGATTTAGCTATTATCGATAAACGTCGCCCACAAGCTAACGTTTCTCAAGTAATGCATATTATTGGTGACGTAGAAGGTCGTGATTGTATTATCGTAGATGATATGATTGATACCGGTGGTACGTTATGTAAAGCCGCTGAAGCACTTAAAGAACATGGCGCTAAACGTGTATTCGCATATGCAACGCACCCTATTCTTTCAGGTAAAGCAGCAGAGAACTTACGTGACTCAATGATTGACGAAGTTATTGTAACTGACTCTATCCCGCTATCTGACGAGCTTAAAGCCCTTGATAAAATTAAGGTACTTACGCTTGCTGACATGTTAGCAGAGACTATTCGTCGTATTAGCAACGAAGAATCTATCTCAGCGATGTTTGAACACTAA
- the pth gene encoding aminoacyl-tRNA hydrolase: protein MNSIQMLVGLANPGPEYANTRHNAGAWFIEQLAARYNCTLKHDPKYHGLTGKVIIQGQEFKLLIPTTYMNLSGKAVGSLANFFKIPVENILVAHDELDLDPGVAKLKKGGGHGGHNGLKDIIAKMANQKDFMRLRIGVGHPGHREMVTGWVLGKAAKEDQEKMDAAVDEAVRCMEILAKDGVLKAQNRLHSFKP, encoded by the coding sequence TTGAATTCTATTCAAATGCTTGTGGGCCTGGCTAATCCAGGCCCCGAATACGCAAACACACGCCACAATGCAGGTGCTTGGTTCATCGAGCAACTCGCTGCACGCTATAACTGCACCCTAAAACACGATCCTAAATATCACGGCCTTACTGGCAAAGTGATTATCCAAGGCCAAGAATTCAAATTATTGATCCCCACTACTTACATGAATTTAAGTGGTAAAGCGGTCGGTAGTTTAGCTAATTTTTTCAAAATCCCCGTGGAAAACATTTTAGTAGCTCACGACGAATTGGATTTAGACCCAGGCGTTGCCAAATTAAAAAAAGGCGGCGGACACGGCGGTCATAATGGTTTAAAAGACATTATTGCTAAAATGGCAAATCAAAAAGACTTTATGCGTTTACGCATAGGTGTAGGTCATCCGGGGCATCGTGAAATGGTTACTGGTTGGGTGCTTGGAAAAGCAGCCAAAGAAGACCAAGAAAAAATGGATGCCGCTGTTGATGAAGCAGTTCGCTGTATGGAAATACTTGCAAAAGACGGTGTGTTAAAAGCACAAAACAGACTACATTCTTTTAAACCATAA
- a CDS encoding 50S ribosomal protein L25/general stress protein Ctc, translating to MSNTTYTYDAELRVETGTGASRRLRREDKVPAILYGADKEALSLTFAHKDMIKAQEDEGFYTHILTLNVGGEKVEAILKDIQRHPFKPKLTHLDFQRVDATHKLTTKVPLHFIGEEIVTKAGATVVHQLTEVEVSCLPKALPEFIEVNVSELVVGDSVHISDLAFPKGVSSVELGKGEGHDQSILTIKANKSAPVEDDAADAAE from the coding sequence ATGTCTAACACAACTTATACATATGACGCTGAACTTCGCGTAGAAACTGGTACTGGTGCGAGCCGCCGCCTACGTCGCGAAGACAAAGTTCCTGCAATCCTTTACGGAGCTGACAAAGAAGCTTTATCTCTTACTTTTGCTCATAAAGATATGATCAAAGCACAAGAAGATGAAGGTTTTTACACTCATATTCTTACACTTAACGTAGGCGGCGAGAAAGTTGAAGCTATCTTAAAAGATATTCAACGTCACCCATTCAAGCCTAAGCTTACTCACCTTGATTTTCAACGTGTAGACGCAACTCATAAACTTACAACTAAAGTTCCTCTTCATTTCATCGGTGAAGAAATCGTAACTAAAGCTGGCGCAACTGTAGTTCACCAGTTAACTGAAGTTGAAGTTTCTTGTCTTCCGAAAGCACTTCCAGAATTCATCGAAGTAAACGTTTCTGAGCTAGTTGTTGGTGATTCAGTTCATATTTCTGACCTTGCTTTTCCAAAAGGCGTTAGCTCAGTTGAACTAGGTAAAGGCGAAGGCCACGATCAGTCAATCTTGACTATCAAAGCTAATAAGTCTGCGCCAGTTGAAGACGACGCTGCAGACGCTGCTGAATAA
- the ispE gene encoding 4-(cytidine 5'-diphospho)-2-C-methyl-D-erythritol kinase, giving the protein MNSTTSFSVIAPAKLNLFLHINARRDDGYHELETLFTFLNFGDTLHFELTNDASISITGDTKDIPLSDNLIYKAALLLQTYSKTPYGVKINLTKRLPMGGGVGGGSSDAATTLLALNKMWGLDLNLTILGKLGLQLGADVPVFIQGQSAIAHGIGEQLHHVTLEKKWYCVVHPNQHVSTAKIFTHPDLKRDTPKIIGNWEQHSLTNDCEPLVKKLCPEVEKTLQWLLKYAPSKMTGTGSCCFVEFASQVQAQDVLDNLPHTWQGFVASSANVSPAHTELTAIFDQ; this is encoded by the coding sequence ATGAATAGCACAACTTCTTTTTCTGTTATTGCTCCTGCAAAGCTCAACTTATTTTTACATATAAATGCACGCCGTGATGATGGCTATCACGAACTAGAAACCTTATTCACCTTTTTAAATTTTGGTGACACCCTGCATTTTGAATTAACCAATGATGCAAGTATTTCTATAACAGGTGATACTAAAGACATACCCTTGAGTGATAATCTCATCTATAAAGCGGCACTTTTATTACAAACCTATAGTAAAACACCCTACGGCGTAAAAATAAATTTAACTAAACGTTTGCCAATGGGAGGCGGTGTTGGAGGTGGTTCTTCAGATGCTGCCACAACATTATTAGCATTAAATAAAATGTGGGGGCTTGATTTAAATTTAACAATTTTAGGTAAATTAGGCTTACAATTAGGAGCCGATGTACCTGTATTCATTCAAGGTCAAAGCGCCATAGCACACGGTATTGGTGAACAATTGCACCATGTAACCCTTGAGAAAAAATGGTACTGTGTAGTTCACCCAAATCAGCATGTAAGTACAGCCAAAATTTTTACTCATCCCGATTTAAAACGCGACACACCAAAAATAATTGGCAACTGGGAACAGCACAGTTTAACTAATGATTGTGAGCCTTTAGTTAAAAAGCTCTGCCCCGAGGTTGAAAAAACCCTTCAGTGGTTGCTAAAATACGCCCCGTCGAAGATGACCGGAACAGGTTCATGTTGTTTTGTAGAATTTGCAAGTCAAGTTCAAGCACAAGATGTACTTGATAATCTCCCCCATACTTGGCAGGGTTTTGTTGCTTCTAGCGCAAATGTCTCACCTGCTCATACGGAGCTTACCGCCATATTCGATCAATGA
- the lolB gene encoding lipoprotein insertase outer membrane protein LolB: protein MIRQYLILFMFFLFLGGCAHQIDTKTTLYDDWKPRLSAQKTWLVEGKLAFISPEERQSANLNWQQTAKTNNLILTTFIGTRILSLKQTVNGAELEFDGDEYFDTNASALLKRLTGFTLPVDNANNWLKGTIEDQSLVVDELGRAKQVLWFDKTGKKWQIDYGTYIQSNGYWLPTKLTLKHQQIKIKIQLYDWQFN, encoded by the coding sequence TTGATTCGACAATATTTGATTTTATTCATGTTTTTTTTGTTTTTGGGGGGCTGTGCTCATCAAATTGATACAAAAACAACACTTTATGATGATTGGAAACCACGTCTTAGTGCGCAAAAAACTTGGCTGGTGGAAGGGAAACTTGCTTTTATAAGTCCAGAAGAACGCCAATCTGCAAACTTAAATTGGCAGCAAACAGCAAAAACCAATAATTTAATTTTAACTACATTTATTGGTACTCGCATTTTATCACTCAAGCAAACAGTAAATGGGGCTGAGCTTGAATTTGATGGCGATGAGTATTTTGATACTAATGCCTCAGCACTTTTAAAACGCCTAACAGGCTTTACCCTACCAGTAGACAACGCCAATAATTGGCTAAAAGGCACCATAGAGGATCAAAGTTTAGTGGTTGATGAGCTAGGTCGTGCTAAACAAGTGTTGTGGTTTGATAAAACAGGTAAAAAGTGGCAAATAGATTATGGTACTTATATACAAAGTAATGGTTATTGGTTACCAACAAAGCTTACTTTGAAGCATCAACAAATAAAAATTAAAATTCAACTCTACGATTGGCAATTTAATTAA